A genomic region of Desulfomonilaceae bacterium contains the following coding sequences:
- a CDS encoding gas vesicle protein K — MAAPFCIDVETSELEGTVNFPRAVSVCEAAVESDSIKDFATIMSVTSELKSNSKNAAGKINLEQDNVKNGLGQLVLTLVRLLHELLERQAIRRIEAGSLSNSEIENIGVTLMRQAEEIDRLRKEFGLEKKDLNLDLGPLGKLL, encoded by the coding sequence ATGGCTGCGCCATTTTGTATAGATGTTGAGACAAGCGAACTGGAAGGGACGGTAAACTTTCCTCGTGCAGTAAGTGTTTGTGAGGCGGCTGTCGAATCCGATTCTATCAAGGATTTCGCAACCATTATGAGCGTGACATCAGAGCTGAAGAGCAATTCCAAAAACGCCGCCGGGAAGATCAATCTTGAACAGGACAATGTTAAGAACGGTCTCGGTCAACTTGTTTTGACGCTTGTAAGGCTGTTGCACGAACTTCTGGAACGTCAAGCCATCAGAAGAATTGAAGCGGGGTCACTAAGTAATTCGGAGATTGAAAACATCGGCGTAACTCTAATGAGGCAAGCTGAAGAGATCGATAGACTTCGTAAGGAGTTTGGTCTTGAGAAAAAAGATTTAAACCTCGACCTCGGTCCGCTTGGCAAATTGCTGTAA
- a CDS encoding acyl-CoA dehydratase activase, with amino-acid sequence MEALGMCLGASTLSICRVERQGDQISVLDSKTITHEGNPRKTLLDALESIPDIKTVRLAVTGRKFINFIRLTTISEPEAIESAVSFALPDINKYRVLVSAGGETFMVYHLDEDNKIQGIQTGNKCASGTGEFFLQQIGRMNIGLTEVERLGVSDHPHKVSGRCSVFCKSDCTHALNKGIPKDQVVSGLAMMMSSKIVELLKKLPKRSVALIGGSSLNKTMIHYLSHELQDLFIPEQAPYFEAMGAAIWALDNPTTPYTGTTEVFEQKSSAFSFLKPLSNFRDLVSFKERSRGMAQGGDRVILGLDVGSTTTKGVLMRQNDKAILAADYLRTDGDPVGASRNVYRSLLKQLDCDINILGLGVTGSGRQIAGLHAMTEGVINEIIAHAAAAVHFDNEVDTIFEIGGQDAKYTYITNGVPSDYAMNEACSAGTGSFLEESAKESLGLKVTDIGKVAYTATNPPNFNDQCAAFIGSDIKNAAQEGIPVNDIVAGLVYSICMNYSNRVKGNRPVGKKVFMQGGVCYNEAIPAAMAALTGKEIVVPPEPGLMGAFGVALEVDRRISLGLMKEERFDLKQLANREVIYKKSFVCGGGKEKCDRRCEIARIELEGKTYPFGGACNRYVNLIRNLEVDTKSLNMVDYRQKLVFEDLKPQSPSDNRPVIGMNRSFLINTYFPLFNRFFNELGYRVVLPDKIDPEGSDQQGAAFCFPVEIAHGYMSTLIQTDPDILFLPHVRGIPTDDEDPNTCTCVFVQGEGFYLSTAFEQIKSKQILRPFLNMSRGLQSCKDDFVGIATGLGKSKADGLRAFKAAVEAQDNFKARLRAKGAEILKEIEASPEITTIVLFGRPYNSFTSESNKGIPVKFASRGYRVLPFDMLPFEDQSMDDEATMYWSMGRMILKAGRFVKKHPQLFGVYISNFSCGPDSFVVGYFRDEMGRKPSLTLELDSHTADAGLETRIEAFLDIVHYYRELQSQQKIVALHKDFKAAVTGMVNGKPCIITPDGQNYPLNHPKVRVVLPAMGRFAHQALVRTFEKVGINAYGLPPADEEVLKIGRGNSTCKECLPLQTTVGSMLNYFWKLRPKDEITAYFMPGAAGPCRFGQYNVFSRRLIERHEIPNAAVLTLNASNGYMGLGDRFTLPAWRAILVGDVMYEIWSTIMAAAKDRESGLEIFFKEWKSLVDVIHRPWKEIKRQIGLSAVELSKIPLIAPYDEIPKISLIGEIYVRNDPISLQKLVEKMSDRGFIVRTSQTSEWIKYVDWLIKTGIEGDSRDVPFWIRYFVKRHFDKKVRKLFGPSGLFFNEILEVDDLIKAGERYISPMLTGEAILTVGAALHEILHPSCGIISIGPFGCMPTRVAEAILSEKFTVGEKLASMDNNGSRPNLDNPIFKSPDRKLPFLAIETDGNAFPQIIEARLEAFSLQAKRLHQKMMVERH; translated from the coding sequence ATGGAAGCGCTTGGCATGTGCCTGGGAGCTTCGACGTTGAGTATTTGTCGTGTGGAACGTCAAGGCGATCAAATTTCAGTTCTTGACTCAAAGACGATTACTCACGAAGGAAACCCCAGGAAAACCCTCCTGGATGCTCTCGAAAGTATACCGGATATCAAAACTGTTCGGTTAGCCGTAACCGGACGCAAATTCATTAATTTCATAAGATTGACTACAATCTCGGAACCTGAAGCTATTGAATCAGCGGTCTCATTCGCGTTGCCGGACATAAATAAATATAGGGTCTTGGTTAGCGCGGGCGGTGAAACCTTTATGGTGTATCACCTTGACGAAGACAACAAGATCCAGGGTATTCAAACAGGCAACAAGTGCGCTTCAGGAACTGGGGAGTTTTTCCTGCAACAGATAGGACGGATGAACATAGGCCTAACTGAGGTCGAACGTCTCGGGGTTTCGGACCATCCACACAAGGTTTCCGGCCGTTGTTCCGTGTTCTGTAAGAGCGATTGCACTCACGCTTTGAACAAAGGCATTCCTAAGGACCAGGTCGTCTCAGGGCTGGCCATGATGATGTCCAGCAAGATAGTAGAATTGTTGAAGAAATTACCCAAAAGGTCCGTTGCTCTCATAGGGGGATCATCGCTTAACAAGACTATGATCCATTACCTTTCCCATGAGCTACAAGACTTGTTTATTCCCGAACAAGCCCCTTATTTCGAGGCTATGGGCGCGGCAATTTGGGCCCTTGATAATCCAACTACACCATATACTGGAACAACCGAAGTTTTTGAGCAAAAAAGTTCCGCGTTCAGTTTCTTAAAACCTCTTTCCAACTTTCGCGACCTCGTGAGCTTCAAGGAACGTTCCAGAGGAATGGCTCAAGGAGGTGACAGGGTTATCCTTGGACTCGATGTCGGTTCGACGACCACAAAAGGCGTGCTCATGCGCCAAAACGACAAGGCCATTCTAGCCGCAGACTACTTGCGAACGGACGGTGACCCTGTTGGAGCGTCGAGAAATGTTTACCGGAGCCTGCTTAAGCAATTGGACTGCGATATAAACATATTGGGTCTGGGCGTTACAGGATCAGGTCGGCAGATTGCCGGTCTTCATGCGATGACAGAGGGCGTGATAAACGAAATTATTGCGCATGCGGCAGCAGCGGTCCATTTCGATAACGAGGTTGACACAATATTTGAGATCGGTGGGCAGGACGCAAAGTACACTTACATCACCAACGGAGTTCCGAGCGACTACGCTATGAATGAAGCCTGTAGCGCCGGCACTGGTTCATTTCTTGAAGAATCTGCAAAAGAAAGTCTGGGACTTAAAGTGACTGATATCGGGAAAGTAGCTTATACAGCGACCAACCCCCCTAATTTCAACGACCAGTGCGCCGCTTTTATCGGTTCTGACATCAAAAACGCCGCTCAGGAGGGTATTCCTGTAAATGACATAGTCGCGGGGTTGGTTTATTCGATCTGCATGAATTATTCAAATAGGGTCAAAGGTAATAGACCTGTCGGGAAGAAAGTCTTCATGCAGGGAGGCGTCTGTTACAATGAGGCTATCCCGGCAGCTATGGCGGCGTTAACCGGTAAGGAGATAGTGGTGCCGCCGGAGCCCGGTTTGATGGGCGCCTTTGGTGTGGCGCTGGAAGTTGACCGTCGAATAAGTCTCGGCCTGATGAAGGAAGAGCGCTTTGATCTTAAACAGCTTGCGAATCGGGAGGTAATTTACAAAAAGTCTTTCGTCTGCGGCGGTGGGAAGGAAAAGTGTGACCGTCGGTGTGAAATCGCCCGGATCGAGCTGGAAGGAAAGACATATCCATTTGGAGGAGCGTGTAACAGATATGTCAACCTGATTCGTAACCTGGAAGTTGACACCAAGAGTTTGAACATGGTGGATTATCGGCAAAAATTGGTTTTTGAAGACCTTAAACCCCAATCCCCGTCCGATAATCGACCTGTAATCGGTATGAACAGATCTTTTCTGATCAATACGTATTTTCCCCTTTTTAACAGATTCTTTAATGAACTTGGATACCGTGTTGTCCTGCCTGATAAGATAGATCCTGAGGGAAGCGACCAGCAGGGCGCCGCTTTCTGCTTTCCGGTAGAGATTGCCCACGGATACATGTCAACCCTTATTCAAACGGACCCGGATATCCTCTTTCTGCCACACGTCCGGGGCATTCCAACTGACGATGAAGACCCCAACACCTGTACATGCGTGTTTGTACAGGGTGAAGGTTTCTACCTATCGACGGCGTTTGAGCAGATTAAATCAAAACAGATTTTACGTCCGTTTCTTAACATGAGTCGAGGTCTGCAATCTTGCAAAGATGATTTTGTGGGTATCGCCACCGGGCTTGGCAAGAGCAAGGCCGACGGTTTGAGAGCTTTTAAGGCCGCTGTTGAGGCTCAGGACAACTTCAAGGCAAGGTTGCGGGCAAAAGGCGCCGAGATTTTGAAGGAGATAGAGGCCTCACCCGAAATCACCACGATTGTATTGTTCGGCAGACCTTATAACTCCTTTACGTCGGAATCCAATAAAGGGATACCTGTGAAGTTCGCTTCCAGGGGTTACCGAGTCTTACCTTTCGATATGCTGCCATTTGAAGATCAAAGCATGGACGACGAGGCAACCATGTACTGGTCAATGGGAAGAATGATTCTCAAGGCCGGCAGATTTGTAAAAAAGCATCCTCAACTTTTTGGTGTTTATATAAGTAACTTCTCATGCGGTCCTGACTCTTTTGTAGTCGGCTACTTCAGGGATGAAATGGGTCGCAAGCCCTCTCTTACTCTTGAGTTAGACAGTCATACCGCCGACGCGGGTCTGGAAACCCGAATTGAGGCGTTTTTGGATATTGTCCATTACTATAGAGAGCTTCAAAGCCAGCAAAAAATTGTAGCTCTTCATAAAGACTTCAAGGCCGCAGTTACCGGCATGGTGAATGGGAAACCATGCATTATTACACCAGATGGTCAGAATTACCCGTTAAACCACCCGAAAGTTCGTGTGGTCTTGCCTGCCATGGGACGATTCGCGCACCAAGCCCTTGTCAGGACCTTTGAAAAAGTTGGCATAAACGCCTATGGGTTACCTCCTGCGGATGAAGAAGTTTTGAAAATAGGACGCGGAAATTCAACATGCAAAGAGTGCTTGCCTCTCCAGACAACCGTCGGCTCGATGCTGAATTATTTCTGGAAATTACGGCCGAAGGACGAAATTACCGCCTACTTCATGCCGGGAGCTGCCGGTCCGTGTCGTTTTGGTCAGTACAATGTTTTTTCCAGAAGGTTGATTGAACGTCACGAAATACCCAATGCCGCTGTCCTTACTCTTAACGCATCCAACGGGTACATGGGACTTGGTGACAGATTTACACTGCCTGCATGGCGAGCAATCCTAGTAGGCGATGTTATGTATGAAATCTGGTCCACGATCATGGCTGCAGCCAAAGATCGTGAATCCGGTCTGGAAATATTTTTCAAGGAATGGAAATCTCTTGTTGATGTGATCCACCGACCATGGAAAGAGATAAAACGACAGATCGGCCTATCTGCGGTCGAGTTGTCAAAGATTCCGCTTATAGCCCCGTACGATGAGATACCGAAAATATCGTTGATAGGTGAAATCTACGTACGAAACGATCCTATCTCATTGCAAAAGCTTGTTGAAAAAATGTCGGATCGAGGTTTTATTGTCCGCACATCTCAAACCAGCGAATGGATTAAATACGTTGACTGGCTCATCAAGACTGGGATTGAGGGCGATTCCCGTGATGTTCCGTTCTGGATTCGTTATTTTGTCAAGAGGCATTTTGACAAAAAGGTCAGGAAATTGTTTGGACCTTCCGGACTGTTTTTCAACGAGATACTGGAAGTTGACGATCTTATAAAGGCCGGGGAGCGTTATATATCTCCAATGTTAACTGGAGAGGCGATCCTTACGGTAGGCGCTGCGCTCCATGAAATTCTTCATCCGTCTTGCGGCATAATCTCAATAGGTCCATTCGGATGTATGCCTACACGAGTCGCTGAAGCCATCTTGTCCGAGAAATTCACAGTGGGTGAAAAACTCGCGTCAATGGACAACAACGGATCAAGACCAAACCTTGACAATCCAATATTTAAGAGTCCTGACCGTAAACTGCCCTTTCTTGCGATAGAAACAGACGGGAATGCGTTTCCACAGATTATTGAAGCGCGATTGGAGGCTTTTTCGCTCCAAGCCAAGAGATTGCACCAAAAAATGATGGTTGAAAGGCATTAG
- the gvpN gene encoding gas vesicle protein GvpN translates to MGGLENIEVIQSEIIKNDDDNVVPQASEQFVYTSHVRNLTEKAMAFLNVGYSVHFAGPAGTGKTTLAFHLAAERERPVILIHGDDEFGSSDLVGRDSGYRKSKLIDNYIHSVVRTEEEMRSLWVDNRLTTACREGYTLIYDEFTRSRPEANNVLLSILEEKILNLPSMRRTGEGYLEVHPDFRAIFTSNPEEYAGVHKTQDALLDRLITINVDHYDRETEVQITMSKSGIPLSDAETIVDIIRELRMVGVNNHRPTIRACIAIGKVIAHMGARARENDPTFDWVCQDVLNTDTAKVTRSGQSLMPEKIKEVIKRVCRKNKAQRKATIRPVTVD, encoded by the coding sequence ATGGGAGGCCTGGAAAATATAGAAGTTATTCAATCTGAAATTATCAAGAATGATGATGACAATGTTGTTCCGCAAGCTAGTGAACAGTTTGTCTATACATCGCACGTACGCAATTTGACGGAGAAGGCTATGGCCTTCCTCAACGTCGGCTATTCGGTCCATTTCGCAGGCCCAGCCGGGACCGGTAAAACGACTCTTGCTTTCCATCTGGCGGCTGAACGCGAAAGACCGGTCATTTTGATTCATGGGGATGACGAATTCGGGAGTTCGGACCTGGTTGGCCGGGATTCCGGTTATCGCAAGTCCAAACTGATCGACAATTATATTCATTCCGTCGTGCGAACTGAAGAAGAGATGCGCAGCCTGTGGGTCGACAATCGTTTAACAACAGCGTGTCGAGAAGGATATACTCTGATTTATGATGAATTCACAAGGTCTAGGCCGGAGGCTAATAACGTCCTCTTGAGCATCCTTGAGGAAAAAATTCTAAATCTACCCAGTATGCGCCGTACAGGTGAAGGTTATCTTGAAGTCCATCCAGATTTTAGGGCCATTTTTACGTCCAACCCCGAAGAATACGCCGGTGTGCATAAAACACAGGACGCTCTCCTCGATCGTCTGATCACGATAAATGTCGATCACTATGATCGTGAAACCGAAGTTCAGATAACAATGTCAAAATCCGGAATTCCTCTATCAGACGCTGAAACAATTGTAGACATTATTAGAGAGCTTCGCATGGTTGGAGTAAACAACCATAGACCGACAATACGGGCCTGTATAGCTATTGGAAAAGTGATAGCTCACATGGGCGCCCGGGCCCGTGAGAATGACCCTACCTTTGACTGGGTTTGCCAGGATGTATTAAACACCGATACGGCAAAGGTTACCAGATCGGGGCAATCCCTTATGCCTGAAAAGATCAAAGAGGTCATCAAGAGGGTTTGTCGCAAAAATAAGGCTCAGAGAAAAGCTACAATAAGGCCGGTGACTGTAGATTAA
- a CDS encoding response regulator, whose protein sequence is MESLPTILVIDDEPDMLWVLESVLRSNNFDVFRASTGAEALAIAPQTEFEIAFLDAKLPDMEGLEIARLLKVSHPSTKIIMISGYYYEHDDKIQEALRTGLIVHFIPKPFSNAAIVDAVKSARLLSQPSD, encoded by the coding sequence ATGGAATCACTCCCCACGATTCTCGTAATAGACGATGAGCCTGACATGTTGTGGGTCTTGGAAAGCGTCCTCAGGAGCAACAACTTCGACGTTTTTAGGGCCTCTACAGGAGCTGAAGCATTGGCTATCGCTCCTCAAACTGAGTTTGAGATAGCTTTTCTCGACGCGAAGTTGCCGGACATGGAAGGTCTGGAAATAGCGCGTCTGCTCAAAGTATCACACCCCTCGACAAAAATTATCATGATTTCCGGTTATTACTACGAACACGATGACAAGATCCAGGAAGCGCTCAGAACAGGTCTCATTGTCCACTTTATTCCCAAGCCCTTTTCGAACGCCGCTATCGTGGATGCGGTGAAATCTGCGCGTTTGTTGTCCCAACCTTCAGATTAA
- a CDS encoding cyclase family protein — MAIFDVSLTLKTGMLTYPGDPSFSIEHGFSIKNGDGFNLSLLSLTTHTGTHIDAPAHYLGGGRTIELAPLDVLIGPGVVLDMRGVNIIDRIVLENSALTDEKRVFFKTDNSLKIREPEVRSDYTYIEDSGAALLIERGVELVGIDYLSVDRLDDEDAPAHRILLSAGAFIVEGLDLLDAPLGACQIYCLPLKIEGGDGAPARVLIETGLSSNVSARGYVC; from the coding sequence ATGGCAATATTCGATGTCAGTTTAACGTTGAAGACGGGGATGTTGACCTACCCCGGTGACCCTTCTTTTTCTATTGAACATGGATTTTCAATAAAAAACGGTGATGGATTCAACCTTTCCCTGCTATCATTGACTACTCACACTGGAACTCACATTGACGCCCCTGCCCATTACCTGGGCGGCGGCAGGACAATCGAGCTTGCTCCTCTCGACGTCTTGATAGGCCCGGGAGTTGTTCTGGATATGAGGGGTGTGAACATCATCGATCGGATAGTTCTCGAGAATTCAGCATTGACCGACGAAAAACGGGTATTTTTTAAGACGGATAACAGCTTAAAGATTAGAGAACCGGAAGTTCGCAGTGATTACACATATATTGAGGATTCCGGCGCTGCATTGCTGATAGAAAGAGGCGTAGAACTTGTTGGGATAGACTATCTGTCAGTCGACAGGTTAGATGACGAAGACGCTCCTGCGCACAGGATTCTTTTATCGGCGGGCGCTTTCATTGTGGAAGGGTTGGATTTGCTTGACGCCCCCCTCGGCGCTTGCCAAATTTATTGCCTGCCGTTGAAGATTGAAGGTGGAGACGGAGCGCCCGCCAGAGTTTTGATTGAAACGGGTCTATCTTCCAATGTGTCAGCCCGTGGATACGTCTGTTGA
- a CDS encoding gas vesicle protein: MRDDLINDDLHQVTLCEALDRILNKGAVIIGEVTISVANVDLIYLGLQLVLTSIETRNNSSSENTGQSSAYDCLGPQQASQLDSNQFLV, from the coding sequence ATGCGCGATGATTTGATCAATGACGATCTCCACCAAGTAACTCTCTGCGAGGCCCTCGACAGGATACTGAACAAGGGAGCGGTGATCATAGGAGAAGTTACAATATCGGTGGCCAATGTGGACCTGATATACCTGGGTTTGCAGCTTGTTCTAACGTCTATAGAAACCAGGAACAACTCAAGTTCGGAAAACACGGGCCAGTCGTCAGCTTATGATTGCCTGGGACCGCAACAGGCTTCACAACTCGATAGCAATCAATTTCTCGTGTGA
- a CDS encoding GvpL/GvpF family gas vesicle protein has translation MMKKVTNIPAKNGRYLYAIIPGAHERSFGPIGINGAKVYTICVGETAAVVSDAPNGRIRPERKNFAAHQAVLKTLVENGDLLPMSFGNISTNGSAVKDFLAKNNSSIEKALKRVSGKIEMGLRVNLDVPNIFEYLVRTYDELRIARDELLRPNREPTQDEKIELGRLFQNILESARDEHMETVSKCLAQRCSEIKRNKCRDEREIMNLACLIDRGGVEKFEDGVLKAASLFDDNFAFDYNGPWAPHNFVDLEVK, from the coding sequence ATGATGAAAAAAGTCACCAATATCCCCGCCAAAAACGGACGTTACCTGTACGCCATAATCCCTGGCGCGCACGAGCGGTCTTTTGGCCCGATAGGTATTAACGGGGCAAAAGTTTACACAATATGCGTCGGTGAAACCGCTGCGGTAGTTAGTGACGCTCCTAATGGAAGAATCCGTCCCGAACGAAAAAACTTCGCGGCTCACCAGGCTGTGCTCAAGACTCTTGTGGAGAATGGGGACCTTCTTCCAATGTCCTTCGGGAACATTTCCACCAATGGCTCCGCAGTAAAGGACTTTCTAGCTAAAAACAATTCTTCGATCGAAAAAGCCCTGAAACGAGTTTCAGGCAAAATTGAAATGGGGCTGAGAGTAAACCTCGATGTCCCCAATATTTTCGAATACCTGGTCAGGACTTATGATGAGCTTCGTATAGCTCGCGACGAATTGTTACGGCCGAATAGAGAACCAACCCAGGACGAGAAGATCGAACTGGGTCGCCTTTTTCAAAATATCCTGGAATCGGCCAGAGACGAACACATGGAGACGGTTTCCAAATGCCTGGCCCAACGCTGCTCGGAGATCAAGAGGAACAAGTGCAGGGATGAGCGTGAAATCATGAACCTCGCTTGCTTAATTGACCGAGGCGGCGTTGAAAAGTTTGAAGACGGCGTTTTAAAGGCTGCTAGTCTTTTTGATGACAACTTTGCGTTCGACTACAATGGGCCTTGGGCGCCACACAATTTTGTGGACCTTGAAGTAAAGTAA
- the gvpA gene encoding gas vesicle structural protein GvpA encodes MAKIAKSTDSSSLAEVVDRILDKGIVIDAWVKVSLVGIELLTVEARVVIASVETYLKYAEAIGLTASAAAPA; translated from the coding sequence ATGGCCAAGATAGCTAAATCTACCGATTCTTCCAGCCTCGCAGAGGTTGTGGACAGGATCTTGGACAAAGGTATCGTGATCGACGCTTGGGTGAAGGTCTCATTGGTTGGTATTGAGCTGCTCACAGTCGAGGCGAGGGTTGTCATCGCATCAGTCGAGACCTACCTGAAATACGCTGAAGCTATTGGTCTCACCGCCAGCGCCGCCGCTCCTGCGTAA
- a CDS encoding gas vesicle protein — protein MAMQQHTRHSLESTNLADLLERVLDKGIVIAGDIKIKLVDVELLTIQIRLVICSVDKAKEIGIDWWANNPAFQKGQPVPIEESAGA, from the coding sequence ATGGCTATGCAACAACATACGCGTCACTCGCTGGAAAGCACAAATCTAGCCGATCTGCTTGAGCGGGTGCTCGATAAAGGCATCGTAATAGCTGGCGACATAAAGATAAAACTTGTGGATGTCGAACTCTTGACGATTCAAATCAGATTGGTGATCTGTTCGGTCGATAAGGCCAAGGAAATTGGCATTGATTGGTGGGCAAACAATCCAGCGTTTCAAAAAGGACAGCCCGTCCCGATCGAAGAGTCGGCAGGAGCATAA
- a CDS encoding YraN family protein, with product MASPNDQTDPSLTTRARGARAELIAEHKLVELGYRIVTRNYFCKLGEIDLIATQGDDLVFIEVRSRHSQEALNPLFTLDQRKLNRVIKAAKFYISGKQIDSPMRFDVVIVTLGTDPDVEIIQNAFDAP from the coding sequence ATCGCTTCTCCAAACGATCAAACAGACCCGTCTCTTACGACCCGGGCTAGAGGCGCCCGGGCGGAGCTTATAGCGGAACACAAACTGGTGGAACTTGGATACAGAATTGTCACCAGGAATTATTTCTGCAAGCTGGGCGAGATCGATCTTATTGCGACCCAGGGCGATGACCTCGTTTTTATAGAGGTGCGTTCCCGTCACTCACAGGAAGCGTTGAATCCCCTATTTACACTGGACCAACGCAAGTTAAACAGAGTGATTAAGGCGGCGAAGTTCTATATCTCCGGTAAACAGATAGACTCCCCGATGAGATTTGATGTTGTGATTGTCACGTTGGGGACAGATCCGGATGTAGAAATAATTCAAAACGCTTTTGACGCTCCATGA
- a CDS encoding ATP-binding protein encodes MEAEVLGAPKRESFSRHAKLFEMLLEAIPSSVLLIDSQMRIVAVNRNFLEKNRKMREQAIGARLQDLLPEPLIEYMDITARVRQVFDHKMTTRGGRMTYRAPGVPLRVYYYSILPFLWQGQVENVMLLMDDVTEQIRLGEEVVKAQRHLAGIVESAWDIILSTDSEGIVLTWNTAAERLTGFRSNEICGALFFDLFQAELQPEIRRILKKVAGQGESQVGEWDLITKNNECLPIGWIFSGMKDENNMTVGIVAIGRDLRERKELEMELLKSQKLAALGVMAGGIAHEIRNPLAVSYSSAQFLLEDTIDPEFNKVCIHKILSGIEKASTIIQDLLKFARPSSSSDMEQLDLVSVLNDAVKLVVNQAKIQKVQVSVENKGREVRVLGHSNLLQQVFVNLFLNGLNAMTEGGELNVHVEKTETEACVKISDTGVGIPKQDLERIFDPFYTSASVGKGTGLGLSICHSIIVKQHLGKIEVDSEEGSGSTFCVSLPIF; translated from the coding sequence ATGGAAGCTGAGGTGTTGGGGGCTCCGAAAAGGGAAAGTTTTAGCAGACACGCCAAACTTTTTGAGATGCTGCTGGAAGCTATACCCTCATCTGTCTTGTTGATAGATAGTCAAATGAGAATTGTCGCGGTGAACAGAAATTTTCTGGAAAAAAACCGCAAGATGCGTGAACAGGCAATCGGGGCGAGACTGCAGGATCTTCTACCCGAGCCCCTCATTGAATACATGGACATCACTGCCCGAGTGAGGCAAGTTTTTGATCACAAAATGACCACACGGGGCGGACGAATGACTTACAGGGCGCCTGGCGTGCCACTACGAGTCTATTACTACAGCATTTTGCCGTTCTTGTGGCAGGGGCAAGTCGAAAACGTAATGCTGCTAATGGACGACGTGACAGAACAAATAAGATTGGGAGAAGAGGTTGTTAAGGCCCAAAGACATCTGGCCGGAATAGTTGAAAGCGCGTGGGACATAATCCTGTCTACGGATTCGGAAGGTATTGTCCTGACCTGGAATACTGCGGCTGAGAGATTGACAGGTTTCCGTTCAAATGAAATCTGCGGAGCGCTTTTCTTCGATCTGTTCCAAGCGGAGCTTCAACCGGAAATACGTAGGATCCTGAAGAAAGTTGCGGGACAAGGTGAATCTCAAGTTGGTGAATGGGACCTGATAACCAAGAACAATGAATGTCTGCCGATCGGTTGGATTTTTTCGGGGATGAAAGATGAAAATAACATGACCGTTGGTATAGTCGCAATTGGTCGAGATTTAAGGGAACGAAAAGAATTGGAGATGGAATTATTAAAGTCCCAAAAGCTGGCTGCTTTAGGTGTAATGGCCGGAGGAATAGCCCATGAAATAAGAAATCCGCTGGCAGTGAGCTATTCTTCAGCTCAGTTTCTGTTGGAAGATACGATTGATCCAGAATTTAACAAAGTCTGCATTCACAAAATCCTGTCCGGGATTGAGAAGGCGTCAACGATTATTCAAGACCTCCTTAAATTTGCCAGACCTTCTTCATCCAGCGATATGGAACAGTTGGATCTTGTTTCGGTCCTCAATGACGCGGTCAAGCTTGTTGTCAATCAAGCCAAAATACAAAAAGTGCAGGTTTCCGTCGAAAACAAGGGGCGGGAAGTCAGGGTCTTGGGACACTCCAATCTCTTGCAGCAGGTATTTGTGAATTTGTTTTTAAACGGCTTGAACGCGATGACCGAGGGTGGAGAACTTAATGTCCATGTTGAAAAAACGGAAACTGAAGCTTGTGTGAAAATATCTGACACCGGTGTAGGCATCCCAAAACAGGACCTCGAAAGGATCTTTGATCCGTTTTATACATCCGCCTCCGTTGGTAAGGGCACGGGCCTGGGACTGTCCATTTGCCATTCCATCATAGTAAAGCAGCACCTTGGTAAAATAGAAGTCGATAGTGAAGAGGGTAGTGGATCGACATTTTGCGTGAGTCTGCCTATATTCTGA
- a CDS encoding gas vesicle protein GvpG codes for MFLVDDILMAPVSGVLWIFQEIYEAAEQERANEADNITLELQKLYRSLESGSISEEDFDARESALLDRLDSIEGIDSDSDDELEDDEQEDQEAQVAEAIRESK; via the coding sequence ATGTTTCTCGTTGACGACATATTGATGGCTCCAGTTAGTGGTGTTTTATGGATTTTTCAGGAAATCTATGAAGCTGCGGAGCAGGAACGCGCCAACGAAGCGGACAATATTACCCTCGAATTGCAAAAATTGTATAGGAGCCTGGAATCCGGGTCGATTTCCGAAGAGGACTTTGATGCCAGGGAATCTGCACTCCTTGATAGGCTTGACAGCATTGAAGGAATTGATTCTGACTCAGATGACGAGTTGGAAGACGACGAACAGGAAGATCAAGAAGCCCAGGTCGCCGAAGCGATCAGGGAAAGTAAATGA